Part of the Aciduliprofundum boonei T469 genome is shown below.
TTTTAATGTGGTTTCTAATATGGCTTATCGGTTTATTTTATCCTCTAAGTCCCCAGCTTGCTTTGGGTTTGATGCTAGCGATGGTCGTACCTTGCTCATCTATGAGTATTGCCTATACAGGTTTCTCTCGTGGAAATTTAGAATTAGCAACTATAATTGTAGCCTTCAGCTTCATCCTTGCAATTATAACAGTGCCTGGCTGGCTCGCAATATATGCGGCATCTTCTAATGTCTCCGTGCCAACAATGCTCCTCGTAATAACTATAATCGAAGTGGTATTTGTTCCAATGTTCTTTGGAATTATAACGAGAGAAGCGTTGATAAGAAAGAAGGGCACAGAGGGATTTCTCAAAATCAAACCACTGTTTCCAGCGATTTCCTTGATTGGAATGTACACCATAGTGTTCCTAATATTCATGGAGAAGGCGAAGCTGATTGCCAAGAAACCAGAGATGGTGCTAATTGCCCTCGTTCCTTTGATTTTGTACTATCTCATATCTCTTGGATTGCTCACTTATCTAAATAGGATATTGGGGATAAGGTACAGGGATCATATGGCTATAACCTTTCCCTCGGTAGGAAAAAATGAAGGCACAGCGATGGCAATAGCGATGAGTGCGGGGATGGGTCTTATGGCGATTCCTCCGGCAGTGACTCCTTTGATACAGATACCCTTCCTTGTTGGTTATGTCAAGGCATGGAGCAAGATTGCAAAAATGTGGCACTGCAAGCCAGAGGAAGAGATAAAAGAATGATTTACCCTTTCAATATCTTTATTTCTTCAATCTCTTCTTTTTTCAAGATTTCAATGATTTTATCTCCAGCCTCTTTGACCTCGGGACTCAATTCCTCTCCAAATTCCAGATTCTTTGGCTCTATACCAATTAGAATTATTTTTTGAGCACTCTCGCCTATATAGTTTATGAAAAAAGAGAGAGGCATACCATGGGTGCTAAATGCCACATTCGGAATCAAATCGGTAGGGACTACTCTGAACTCTCCGGGCTGAAGTCCCATCAACGCAGCGTCCACGAGTATTAATAGATCTGGCTTTATTCTTTTTATTTCCCCTGTAAAATCTTCGGGCACCTGTCCCGCTATGATTACTTTCCACCCCTCTTTTTTAAAGTTTTTGGCTATATAAATCCCTATGGCATCATCTCCCCGTAAGTCATTGCCTATGCCCATTAGAACTTTCATATTACATCCTTGGTACGGTAACTTTTCCTTCAACGGCACTTGCTGCTGCTATCACAGGCGATACTAGATACAATTTCCCTGGACCCTGCTTGCCGGGATAGTTGCGATTTGTAGTGCTTAGATAAACTTCGTCACCTATAAGCCCGGGCATTCCCTCTGCACAGCCACCGCATCCTGGATTTGTAAGTACTGCTCCTGCCTCTGCAAATATCTCCCATATACCTTCTTTCATCAACCTAAGCCATATTTCTCTTGTTGTAGGGGTTATTGTCAAGGGCACTTTCAACTTCTTTCCCTTTAAGATTTTTGCAGCGGCAACTAAGTCCTCGTATCTCCCATTTGTGCAAGAGCCTATGAATGCACCATCTATTTCCATACCTTCATATTCGCTAACAGGATGTACATTGCAGGGATTTGGAGGTGAGGCCATTAGTGGCTCCAAATTGTTGACATCGATATGAATTTCTTCCACATACTCTGCTTCTTTATCTGCTTTTATTACCTTGAAATTCATACCTTTGCTCTCATAGAAACTCTTTAATTTCTCATCCATAGGTGTGAATCCTATTATTCCACCCATCTCTGTTGTTTGTGATGCAAGGGTAATGCGTCCGTCAATGCTTAGAGAGGATATTGCATCTCCGTAGTATTCAATAGCTCTTCCCAAGGCCCCCGCAGGTCCGAGTTCTCTCATAACGGCAAATGTCAGATCCCTCGCCACCGTTGGAAAATTGTATTTTCCTTCCACGATAACTTTCATTGTCTCTGGCACTTCGAACCATGTCTTTCCAGTTTTAAATGCAAATGCGATATCCTTATCTCCCATACCCTGTCCAAAAACTCCCATGGCACCTAAGATATTGTAGTGAGAATCAGTGCCGACAGCGGTCATTCCGGGCTTTACAACGCCCCTGTCAATGAGCACATGCGTTCCTATGCCCTGATTTATATCAAAAACTTTTATTCCTACTTCCTTCGCAAATTTTCTGCATATATTTTGAGCCAGAGCATATTTCAGAGTTTTAGCGGGGACGCTCAAATCAAATGTGAAGAATGTACTTTCGGGCTTTGCCACATAATTACCAGAGAAGTTCTCTTTTAGATGCTTTACAACATTTGGTCCCCCAAATTCTCTAGCGGTTATTATATCCAGATCAATCCATACAATTTTGCCAGGCTCAACTTTTTCCTCGCTATGCTCTTGGAGGATTTTCTCAACTATAGTGGGCATATTGGAAAATGGAAATGTGCTAATTAATACTTTTGCCGCATCAAAGATTTTTAAAATTCAAATACATGTCCCCTTATGGAAATTCCAGAAAATGTAGAATATGAATACGAGGTTGAGGTTAAGGAAGAGCTCACTGCTAAGCAGATTGGCCTAAATGTACTCGTTTTTTCCACCCCTTGCTTGGTGCAGGCTATGGAGATAGCCGCTCTAAGATGCGTGGAGCCATACCTGCCAAATACCCACACCACCGTGGGCACAGGAATTTGTATAAAGCATCTGAAAGCCACACCCTTGGGAGATAAGGTGAAGGTTAAAGCAAGGTTGATAAAGGCAGATGTACCAAAGCTAGAATTTGAAGTTGAGGCGTGGGATTATAAAGGAAAGGTGGGCGAGGGAAAGCATTATAGGTACATAGTTGAAAAGAAAAGGTTTGAAGATAAAATAAGGGAGATGATGAAATGAAGGTACTTTTGGCTCAAATGAGGGCCAGTTTTGATGTACAAAATAATTTGAAAAGATTGCTCAACATTGTTAAAAGAAACGATGCGGATATGTATGTTTTCCCAGAATTGTATCTAACAGGTTATTTAATTCGTGATAAAATTTTTGAAAGAGCGATGGATGGAGAGGATGAGATTTTTGGGGATATTGTAAATGTTGCCAAGGATAAAGTTCTAATCTTCGGTTTTCCCGAGAGGGCCGAGCATATTTACAATTCTGCAGCCGTAATTGTGGATGGAGAGATAAAAATTGCAAGGAAATTGTACTTGCCGAATTTCGGGCCCTTTGAAGAGAAGTTGTACTTTAAAGAGGGTGAGAAACCTTTTGTTGTAGATACACAGTTTGGAAAAATAGGTGTGCAAATTTGTTACGATGCTTTCTTTCCCGAAGTAGCCAAAACGCAGGCGTTGAACGGTGCGGATATTATCGTTAACATCTCCGCAAGTCCCATTACTTCCAGAGCCATGTTTGAAAAGATTATACCAGCGAGGGCCATAGAGAACACTGTATTTTTTGTTTATGTGAATTGGGCTGGATTGCAGCGCACCATGGAGTTCTGGGGCGGCTCTATGTTCTATTCTCCAAGGGGAAAGCTTCTATACAAAGCGCCTTATTTTGAGGAAGATATTCACACGGTTGAAATAAACTTGGATGATATTGCCCTCGCTAGAAGAGTAAGACCCACATTGAGAGATACGAGAAAAGAATTATTCTCCTTCGTTTAAAACCTTTGAGGCCTTTGAGAATATAAGGGCTATGGAGAGAAATATGAGCACTGAAGATGAGAAAAGTATTATGGGGATTATTCCAAAGTAGTTTATTAGGAGACCTATGACAACAATCGAAATTAGAGTTGCTCCTTGGATTATCGCTCCTTGAGCGCTAAATACTCTTCCTCTAAATTCCTCCTTTATGGCTTTTTGGAATATGGCAGTAGCCGGGGCGTTTAGATAACCTACAAAGTAGCCAATCATGAACCCTCCAAATATTAGTGCAACCCAGGGAGTTGGTAAGATACCCAGTATTAGAATCATAATTCCTATTCCCAATATCCCAGTCAGTACCATCTTTCCTGGGGAGAATCTTCCTGCGAGGAATCCTGTTGAAATTGAGCCTACAACTGTACCGATACCGAATAGAACTTCTAGGGCTCCATAACCTCCGACTCCCATATGCACAACATCCCTTATGTATATGGAGAACGCCACATTTAAACCACCGACAAAGAGCATAACTATGGAAAATATGAGAATCAGCAATCTAACAGTTGGATTGTTCCATATGTATTTTAATCCATCAATTAGCTCTTCCAGCGGTTTTTTCATCTCCTTCCTTGCTTTATGCTCATAAATCATAAGAGATATCATAATTGCTGAGAATACATAGGAAGATGAGTCAAATATGAATATCCATGTGTACCCAAGAATGTAAATCATTGGAGTTGCGATAACTGGGCCTAAAATAACTGAGAGCATATAGGTCATCTGTGAGAATGAATTTGCCTCTACCAAGTTTTCCTCTTTCATGATCTCTGGGATTATAGATGCTCTTGCTGGGTAGAAAAATCTTGAGACCGTTGCAAGGAGAAACACAACAATTGCTAATTGAATCACGGATGTGCAGAATATGAAGAATAAAGCTAAAAATGCCCGAATCAAATCCGCAGCTATCATGGTAAGCTGCTTGTTCCATCTATCAACAAATACTCCCACGAAGGGGCCAAATAGTAGTACGGGGAGCGAGGAAGAAGCCATGACAATGCTAAGGTCCAAAGCAGTACCTTTCCAAGAGAATACAACCAAAACTCCTAATCCGAAAAATGCAACTTCATCACCTATATTTGATACAATTTGACCAATCCACAATTTTAGAAAATTTCGATTCTTCAGTACTATGCCCATTCCTTTAAGGCTCACAGGCGGATATGATTGTTTTCTTATTTTAATATTAAGGAAAGTTTTATGGTATGAGTAGCGATTCCCTGCATATGAACGATATGCAAGATATGCTCCGCGCTATGAAACTTGATTCTTGGGAAGAACTTTTTAAGGATATTCCCAAGGAAGCAAGGAAGGATGGAATAAACATACCGAGCATGGATGAGTATGAGCTTTTCCGCTACGCTAAAAAATTGGCAGATAAGAACAAGGATTTTTTCCAGATGCCAAATTTCCTAGGTGCTGGCGTGTATTTCCATTTCATACCCCCAGCCGTTTTATCTCTAGCTTCAAGATCTGAGTTTTACACCTCCTATACCCCTTATCAGGCTGAAATCTCGCAAGGAATGCTTCAAGTCCTATTTGAGTATCAGAGCTTGATAGCAGAGCTCACAGGCATGGATGTGGCCAACTCCTCCATGTACGATGCCTCCACCTCCCTTGGTGAGGCTGCAAGAATGGCAAACAGAATAAACAGGAGAAGGGAGATTCTCGTGCCAGAGAACCTGCACTGGGAGAAGGAGAGCGTGCTGAAAAATTACATAGCGGGATTGGGGATGAAGGTCAAAAAGTATCCCCTTAATGAGAGAAGTATGGTGGATCTAGATGGATTATCTTCTATGATTACCAAGGATACTGCGGCAGTGTACGCTGAGAACCCTAACTTTTTCGGGATAATTGATGAGAATGTTGTACATCTAAGAGAGATCGTTGGAGATTCCATACTGATAGTGGGCGTGAATCCCATATCCCTGGGAGTGCTCAAGCCTCCTGGAGAGTACGGTGCGGATATAGTTATCGGCGAGGGCCAAATATTGGGCAATCCCATAAGCTTTGGAGGACCTCTGTTAGGCATATTTGCCACTAAAATGAAGTATGTGCGCAAGATGCCGGGCAGACTCATAGGAATGACCAAGGACGCTGAGGGAAGAAGGGCATTTACAATGACATTGCAAACCAGAGAGCAGCATATTCGCCGTGGAAAGGCAACGAGCAACATATGCTCTAACGAAGCTCTGTGCGCGCTTATGAGCACTCTATACCTTGCATATCTAGGCTCTAATGGATTGAGGAAAGTGGCAAAGAAGAATATGGAGAATGCAAAGAAATTAATGCATATGCTCAAGAGTGAAGGATTTGACGCTCCTCATTTCGATGCGCCCCATTTTAACGAATTCCTACTTGATTTGCCCAAGAATCCGCATCTTGTTAATAAAGCACTTATCGCGAAGGGTGTGCAGGGTGGCTATCCCATAAACGAGGGTTGTTTCAGGGGAATAGGCCATGCTATGCTTCTCTGCACCACAGAGATTCACGAGGATGAAGATATGCGAAGATTGGTAGAAGCTTTGAAGGAGGTGCTTTAAATGTACAGGCAGGCAAGGTACGATGAGCCCTTGCTTAAGGAGATGCACAGCGAGAATGATGTAGAGATAGAAATAGAAGTGCCCGAGGTATTGAAGAGAGAGAAATTGGAGCTGCCCAACATACCAGAATATGAGGTGGTTCGTCATTATACCAGGCTCTCGCAGATGAATTATGGGGTGGATATCAACACATACCCTCTGGGATCCTGCACGATGAAATACAATCCCAAGCTCAACGAGGAGATTGCAAGAATGTTCTTCTATCTTCACCCTTATCAGGATGAGAGTACGGTGCAGGGAGCATTGCAGATCATGTACGAATTGCAAGAGATGCTGAAAGAAATAACTGATATGGATGCATTTACGCTGCAGCCTGCAGCAGGGGCACATGGAGAATTCACAGGTATGCTTCTTGTTAGAGCCTATCATGAATTTAGGGGAGAATTAGAGAAGAGGCGCAATGTTCTCGTGCCAGACTCTGCGCATGGTACAAATCCTGCCAGTGCGGCCATGGCCGGGTTTAATGTGATCGAGATACCATCTAACAAAGAAGGTATGGTTGATTTAGAAGCTTTAGAAGCTGCAACGGATGAATCAACAGCTGCATTCATGATAACAAATCCAAACACTCTGGGCATATTTGAGGAGGATATATTGGAAATTGCCAAGATCATGCACAAGAACGGTGCGTTGCTCTACTACGATGGTGCAAATCTCAATGCCATCATGGGCATAACCTCACCGGGCATAATGGGATTTGATATAGTGCATCTGAATCTGCACAAGACCTTCTCCACGCCCCACGGTGGTGGTGGACCTGGCTCCGGGCCTGTTGGCGTTCGTGGTGAGCTTGTGGATTTCTTACCCGTTCCTATTGTGAATTACGATGGAGAGAAGTATTTCTTAGATTACAATGTAAGGCATACCATAGGCAAAGTGCGTAGCTTCTATGGCAATTTTGGAGTTCTGGTAAAAGCCTGGGCCTACATAAAGCGCTTGGGAGGAGAAGGATTGAGAGATGCGGCTATACGCGCTGTGGTCAATTCAAATTATTTAAAGGAGAGAATAAAAGAGCACTACGAGCTTCCCTACAAGGATCTGAGAAAGCATGAATTTGTGGTCAGGCCCAAGAATGCCACTGCCCTAGATGTGGCAAAGAGGTTGCTGGACTTCGGCGTGCACGCGCCAACTGTGTATTTTCCACTCATAGTGCACGAAGCCCTGATGATCGAGCCCACAGAAACGGAGACGAAGGAGAATCTTGATAGATTTGCAGAGATAATGATAAGAATTGCAAAAGAGGCGGATGAGGAGTCAGAGCTTTTGCACGAGGCACCGCATAACACGTCCATTGGAAGAGTGGATGATATCCTCGCCAACAGAAAACCGGTACTAACTTGGAAAATGTACAGGGAGATGAAAGAAAGGGGAGAAATAGACTACTGAGGAGAATAGGGCTTGTAGAGCTTATGCTCTATTCCCAAGGAATCCAAAATTTTTCCTACAATGTAATTCACAACATCATCTATTTTTTTAGGTTTCAAATAGAATGCAGGTACAGGAGGTAGAATATCGACACCTATTTTTGAGAGCTTGAGCATGTTTTCAAGGATAATTGGGCTAAGAGGCGTTTCTCTTGGTACCAAAATTACCTTTCTTCTCTCTTTTAAAGCCACGGAGGCAACGCGAGTTATGAGATTATCCGCTATGCCGCAGGCTATTTTTGATAATGTACTCGTAGAGCATGGTACTATTACCAAAGAATCAAACCTCGTAGTTCCAGAGGCAATATCCGCATCCATTTCGTTGTTATTGTAAATTCTTGAGGATAAATTTATTAGGTCCTCCTCTTTGTAATCTGTCTCGTATTTTATAATCTTCTTAGCGTTTTCGGAGAGTATTAAGGAGACATCATGAGCTTTTAAACTTTCCAGAAGTTTTATTCCCAGTATGCTGCCTGATGCACCTGTTATACCAACGATTATTTTCATGATGGAACAAAATGATAAGAAACTTAAATAATATTCGGTTGAGATATGTATATATACGAGCAATATATCTCCCCCTTCGGTGATATCATTGGATTTCAACATATCTTTGGTACTGCATTCCGAGGTGGATGTAGTCGCATATGCTGTTCTCATAGTCCTTTTATTTGGCATAATATCACTTCTCATTAGTAGAAGAACTAAGATATCCTACATACCCATACTCATTCTTTTTGGCATTCTAATAGGGCCCGTGTTGGGCATGATTAATAGAAAATTAGCTTTGAGTTTGTTTGAATATGTAAGAGTTTTTGGTCTTTTTATGATTCTATTTGCTGAGGGGTATCATTTGTGGAGGTCTCTTTTAGTTAAAAACTTTACCACGATAGCCCTTCTCGATACCATAGGTCTTTTGATAACTGCCCTCTTAGCAGGTTTTATTTTCTCGCTAATCTTCCATGTACCATTCACAGTTGGATTCCTCTTTGGTGCTATAGTGTCTGCAACTGATCCCGCTACTCTTATACCCCTATTCAAACAGCACAAGGTTGATAGAAACATAGAAACGGTTATAGTTACAGAATCTATCTTTAATGATCCTCTGGGTGTGGTGCTTACATCTCTTGCTCTTGCTTTCGTCATGCCCCAAGCACCCAGTGCACAGCCAGTAGAAAAATTAGCAGAGTATGTAACTCTCTATCCCGCTGCGATTTTGTATTTTCTTTATCAGGTGGGAATGTCCATAGTGATAGGTGCAATTGTTGCTTGGATAGGATATGAGGGAATAAAGAAGATAAAACTCAGAAAATCTCCATATGTGGAAATCTTAGCAATAACTCTGGCTTTTGGTGGATTTGTGTTAGGAGAGGTTGTGGGTGCCTCGGGATTTCTGGTTGCAACAGTGATAGGAATCTTGCTGGGTAATTATGATGATTTCTTCCATGATAACTCCCCCGAAGTCCAGCATGCTGTGAGGTGGCACATGCATTTTAACGATGTTCTTGCCATGCTTGGAACTATATTCATATTCATACTTTTAGGAGCCAGTTTGAATCTCTCTATGCTGGATCCACTGATGATTTTGTACGGTTCAATAATAGCCCTTTTCATAGTATTCGTTGCCAGGCCTGTGGCGGCCTTGGTCATACTGCCTAAATGGAAATTCAAGAAATACCTATTCATCTCTTTAGAAGGGCCTCGTGGAGTTGTACCTTCGGCCTTGGCCAGCATGCCTCTTATGCTTGGAATAGCGTATAATAATACTCAGATGATACACTGGGGTGAGCTCATTTTAAGCACTACGATTATAACGGTGCTGTTGACAGTGATAATAGAGACCCTGTGGGTTCCCTATTTGAAAAAGAAGCTTCTTAGTTAATCCAAAAGTTTTATTTTCTATAACAAATTTAATCTTACTATGATAGCTTTGATCTCATTACTTTTAGTGATACTCTTCTCCGTAATTTTTGTTAGAATAGGGGCAGTGGCTCTGGAGATGACAGGTTTATCAAGAGAAGTGGCTGCATTTCAGGCACAGTCAGCATACACGGGAGTTGGATTTACTACATCAGAATCGGAGTATGTGGTATCGCATCCTGTTAAAAGAAAGATAATTAGAACGCTGATGTTTGTAGGTAGTGCGGGGATAGCATCGGCTATTGCTATGCTGTTTCTTAGTTTTGTTGGAAAAACAGAGAAAGAGAGTTTGGATAGTTTAATATATTTGGGAATAGGTCTTATTTTACTTTACTTCTTTGCCCGATCAAAATTTATTGACAGGGGATTAAGGTACATAATAAAGAAATCACTGCGGAAATTTACAAAGTTGCATGTTTATGATTATGAGCTTCTCTTGGGGCTTTCTAAAGGATACTCTATTGGTCAATTTAAAGTTAGGCGCAATAGTTGGCTGGCAAATAGAAAGCTCGAATCTCTTAAGTTGAAAGAAGAAGGTATTCTAGTTTTGGGTATTCACAGGAAGAGCGGAGAAAGAGAGATCTTTATAGGTGCTCCGAAAGGGGAGGTTACAATAAATCCTGGGGATGTACTCGTGTGCTATGGACCCGATGAAGGCATAAAGAGGCTGTCTCACAGAATAAAGGGTAAGAAGGGAGATAAAGAGCATAGAGAGGCCGTGAAGATGGAAAAGCTCAGGCAGATGGAGGAGAAAATGGAGATATCCAAGTAATTCCATTATTTTTTTATGTTTAAATCCTATACTCCACTGGTGATACTATGCCAAAGATAGGTATAATTGGTGGCTCTGGGGTTTACGGGGTTTTCAATCCAAAGGAGAGTGTAAAGGTTCATACCCCCTACGGTTTACCCTCTGGCAATGTGGAGATCGGTGAGATAAATGGCGTTGAAGTTGCATTCATTCCTCGCCACGGAAAAGGGCATTATATACCTCCGCACAAGGTTAATTATCGAGCAAATATATTTGCACTGCATTCGCTAGGAGTGGAGAGAGTGATAGGAATAAGCGCTGTGGGCTCTTTGAGGGAGGATTACAGGCCTGGAGATATTGTAATAACTGATCAGTACATAGATTTCACCAAAAAAAGAGAATACACATTCTACGATGGTCCTAAAGTGGTGCATATAAGCATGGCTGATCCTTTCTGCCCAGAGTTAAGAAATGTGTTCATAGAAACCACGAGGGCATTGGGCTATCCTATGCATGATAGGGGAACTTATGTCTGCATTGAGGGACCAAGATTCTCCACCCGAGCAGAGAGCAGAATGTTCAGGCAGTTTGCGGATATAATTGGTATGACTCTCGTGCCTGAGGTGCAATTGGCAAGGGAGTTAGAGATGTGCTATGTAAACATCTCTACCATAACCGATTACGATGTTTGGGCTGAGAAGCCTGTCACAACGGAGGAGGTTATGCGCGTTATGAAAGAAAATGAGGAAAAGGTGAAGAGGATATTGGAAAAGGGTGTGCCAATGATTCCCAAGGAAAGGCATTGCGGATGCAAAGATGCCCTGAAAGGAGCTGAAATATGAGCGAGCATGTAGAGCTTGCAAGAAAATCTCTATTTTCGCTATCTTACAATGTGGTTGGTGGTATAGTTGGCTATATAACCATGTTTTTTGCCTTGCGTCTTGTTGGGCAGGAGGCTTGGGGTATATATGGTTCAGCCCTTGCAATTGCGGGATTATTGAGCATTATTGCCACCTTGGGATTGGATGGCACCCATATAAAGATGATGACAAAGCTTAAAGATAAAGCCCAGTGTATGGGAGCTTATATTCTGTTAAAAGGTCTATTTGGATTCTTGTATTTATCTCTCTCATTTTTAGGGTTTTTTGTCATAGGCGATATTCTCGGATATAAATTTGAGTCCATATACCTTGCAAGGGCGGTTTACATAACAATATTTGGATTTTTCATAGGTTCTATTGCCAATATATTCAAGACCACATATCAGGTAAAGCTTCAAGCCAGGAGATCTTTAGCTCCTATGTTTGTGCAGCTTTTTGTCCAAGATATTTTTATCTTGATATTTTCAATATCTTATTATTTTTATCAATCTGTATCTCAGAGCTATGTTGGTGTTTTGTTTGCATTTGCGTATCTTTTAGGCAATGTTGCAAAGTTCTTTGTTTATTTAGTTTGGACATTTAAGGATGAGATCTCATACAGATTTCCCGAAAAGAAAGTTATTAGGGAATACTTGCATTTTACCATTCCGTTGGCTCTTTTGGGTGGTGTTGGTATCATTCAGGCGTATACAGATAGAACAATGCTCCAGTTTTTCTGGAACGCTACAGAAGTGGGCGG
Proteins encoded:
- a CDS encoding TrkA C-terminal domain-containing protein, which produces MIALISLLLVILFSVIFVRIGAVALEMTGLSREVAAFQAQSAYTGVGFTTSESEYVVSHPVKRKIIRTLMFVGSAGIASAIAMLFLSFVGKTEKESLDSLIYLGIGLILLYFFARSKFIDRGLRYIIKKSLRKFTKLHVYDYELLLGLSKGYSIGQFKVRRNSWLANRKLESLKLKEEGILVLGIHRKSGEREIFIGAPKGEVTINPGDVLVCYGPDEGIKRLSHRIKGKKGDKEHREAVKMEKLRQMEEKMEISK
- a CDS encoding S-methyl-5'-thioadenosine phosphorylase; the protein is MPKIGIIGGSGVYGVFNPKESVKVHTPYGLPSGNVEIGEINGVEVAFIPRHGKGHYIPPHKVNYRANIFALHSLGVERVIGISAVGSLREDYRPGDIVITDQYIDFTKKREYTFYDGPKVVHISMADPFCPELRNVFIETTRALGYPMHDRGTYVCIEGPRFSTRAESRMFRQFADIIGMTLVPEVQLARELEMCYVNISTITDYDVWAEKPVTTEEVMRVMKENEEKVKRILEKGVPMIPKERHCGCKDALKGAEI
- a CDS encoding oligosaccharide flippase family protein; this encodes MSEHVELARKSLFSLSYNVVGGIVGYITMFFALRLVGQEAWGIYGSALAIAGLLSIIATLGLDGTHIKMMTKLKDKAQCMGAYILLKGLFGFLYLSLSFLGFFVIGDILGYKFESIYLARAVYITIFGFFIGSIANIFKTTYQVKLQARRSLAPMFVQLFVQDIFILIFSISYYFYQSVSQSYVGVLFAFAYLLGNVAKFFVYLVWTFKDEISYRFPEKKVIREYLHFTIPLALLGGVGIIQAYTDRTMLQFFWNATEVGGYFSVQKIALSVIYLGGALVFFLYPAQSKYYEEKKKSEFFLLTKKAERYLSLFISPFVFFTFAMAPEILNLFKHTLISYSTPLIILMIYAYLNVINRPYGSQMTSANLPHEVLRVGLLQATANVVLNAIFIPKSIAGIPLFGWKSTGAALGTLFSFLIGFIYFRYRVWRILGTKYEIRILYHILAGTVAVLLFYLLKHFTGPLYPWYLLGGSFILFVGIYVGILYLLGEFGKEEWQLLWRIFRGF